A window of the Brumimicrobium sp. genome harbors these coding sequences:
- a CDS encoding PDDEXK nuclease domain-containing protein, protein MKNELSNNDFYQQIIDLLQKARKRVLHTINKTMVETYYEIGRRIVVNEQDGKERAEYGKEVIKNLSFVLSKEFGKGFSARNLEQMRQFFLVYSKTQTLSAELENKSQTPSAKSSKNESKPDFSLSWSHYLTLMRMDNPSERKFYEIEASKNNWSIRELKRQYNSALYTRLVLSKDKAKVKELSEKGLILNKPKDAVKDPYILEFLGLPEKPEYSESQLEEQLISKIGTFLLELGNGFSFVARQKRISFDDKHFRIDLVFYNRILQCFVLIDLKVGELKHQDLGQMQMYVNYYDREIKMKEENKTIGIVLCQNKSDAVVEFTLPESNENIFASRYKTVLPTKEELKLLIEQNKK, encoded by the coding sequence ATGAAAAATGAATTGTCAAATAATGATTTTTATCAGCAAATAATTGACTTGCTACAAAAAGCAAGAAAAAGAGTACTGCATACTATTAATAAAACAATGGTCGAAACCTATTATGAAATAGGAAGGAGAATTGTTGTTAATGAGCAAGATGGAAAAGAAAGAGCTGAATATGGAAAAGAGGTAATTAAAAATTTATCTTTCGTGCTTTCTAAAGAATTTGGTAAGGGATTTTCAGCACGAAACTTAGAGCAAATGAGGCAGTTTTTCTTGGTTTATTCAAAAACGCAAACACTGTCTGCAGAATTAGAAAACAAATCGCAAACACCGTCTGCGAAATCATCAAAAAATGAAAGTAAACCTGATTTTTCCCTAAGTTGGTCACATTATTTGACACTTATGAGAATGGATAATCCAAGTGAAAGGAAATTCTACGAAATTGAAGCTAGCAAAAATAATTGGAGTATCCGTGAATTAAAAAGACAATACAACTCAGCCTTATATACACGCTTAGTTTTGAGTAAAGATAAAGCTAAAGTAAAAGAACTGTCTGAAAAAGGTTTAATCTTAAACAAACCAAAAGACGCTGTAAAAGATCCTTATATTTTGGAATTTTTAGGATTACCCGAGAAACCTGAATATTCTGAAAGTCAATTAGAAGAGCAATTGATTAGTAAAATAGGTACTTTCCTTTTAGAACTTGGAAATGGTTTTTCTTTTGTTGCTCGTCAAAAGCGAATTTCATTTGATGATAAGCACTTCAGAATTGATCTTGTTTTTTACAATAGAATTCTCCAATGTTTTGTACTAATAGATTTAAAAGTTGGAGAGCTAAAACATCAAGACCTCGGACAAATGCAGATGTATGTAAATTACTACGATAGAGAAATTAAAATGAAAGAAGAGAACAAAACAATTGGAATAGTCCTTTGTCAGAATAAAAGCGATGCTGTAGTAGAATTTACTTTACCAGAAAGCAATGAAAATATTTTTGCAAGTAGATATAAAACAGTTTTACCAACAAAAGAAGAATTAAAATTATTAATTGAGCAGAATAAAAAATAA